A window from Azoarcus sp. DD4 encodes these proteins:
- a CDS encoding aromatic/alkene monooxygenase hydroxylase subunit beta — MNAFTQEAIAKPVKSGAAGAAQFAGWDSRKYNYYTPKGRHATHYEDVTVDVQPDPKRYLLQDFIISFPDGTPTYSEHWTEAKSSDWHKFRAIDEEWERTHYQRQSTICGMITNVIENARRAGATKRLDRAWVKVLEQYLGAYKHAEFGLGMATMHAQRYGYTQMINSAILTNSSYKLRLAQDLTLYLAELQLDQPDLNLDLGKQHWMENPAWQGTRHAIEAINGATDYLEKYFAVNIVFEPLVAELVRSGFFMQVSAAQGDFTTPTVISAAEGDYQRNLANTAELVHILAHDPEHGAHNRALFNRWLADHGKRALIAAQQLQPMWSLPHHKVAQFPDALARSLERIRSITGELGLDLPAELKA, encoded by the coding sequence GTGAACGCATTCACCCAGGAAGCCATCGCCAAGCCGGTCAAGTCCGGCGCTGCCGGCGCCGCCCAGTTCGCCGGCTGGGACAGCCGCAAGTACAACTACTACACGCCCAAGGGCCGCCACGCCACCCACTACGAAGACGTCACGGTGGACGTCCAGCCCGATCCGAAGCGCTACCTGCTGCAGGATTTCATCATCTCCTTCCCGGACGGCACGCCGACCTACTCGGAGCACTGGACCGAAGCGAAGAGCTCGGACTGGCACAAGTTCCGCGCGATCGACGAGGAGTGGGAGCGCACCCACTACCAGCGCCAGTCGACCATCTGCGGGATGATCACCAACGTCATCGAGAACGCCCGCCGCGCCGGCGCCACCAAGCGCCTCGACCGCGCCTGGGTGAAGGTGCTGGAGCAGTACCTCGGCGCCTACAAGCACGCCGAGTTCGGCCTGGGCATGGCCACCATGCACGCCCAGCGCTACGGCTACACCCAGATGATCAACAGCGCCATCCTCACCAACTCGTCCTACAAGCTGCGCCTGGCCCAGGATCTGACGCTCTACCTGGCCGAGCTCCAACTCGACCAGCCGGACCTCAACCTCGACCTCGGCAAGCAGCACTGGATGGAGAACCCGGCCTGGCAGGGTACCCGCCACGCCATCGAGGCGATCAACGGCGCCACCGACTACCTCGAGAAGTACTTCGCGGTGAACATCGTGTTCGAGCCGCTGGTGGCCGAGCTGGTGCGCAGCGGCTTCTTCATGCAGGTGTCGGCCGCGCAGGGCGACTTCACCACGCCGACGGTCATCTCCGCGGCCGAAGGCGACTACCAGCGCAACCTCGCCAACACCGCCGAACTGGTGCACATCCTCGCCCATGATCCGGAGCACGGCGCCCACAACCGCGCGCTGTTCAACCGCTGGCTGGCCGACCACGGCAAGCGCGCGCTGATCGCCGCGCAGCAGCTGCAGCCGATGTGGTCGCTGCCGCACCACAAGGTCGCCCAGTTCCCGGATGCGCTGGCCCGCTCGCTGGAGCGCATCCGCAGCATCACCGGCGAGCTCGGCCTCGACCTGCCGGCCGAGCTGAAGGCCTGA
- a CDS encoding MmoB/DmpM family protein: MSNYHNGNIFQSMKDMKFEQTISHQCGVTMNDSVEARAIAELMATKPGLKVTYMPAMIRIDGEGKIEFSMPEISEALGREMTPHLFEIFTSTHYGRMVMIDDDTVVLFGDMDAALAYE; encoded by the coding sequence ATGAGCAACTACCACAACGGCAACATCTTCCAGTCCATGAAGGACATGAAGTTCGAACAGACCATCTCGCACCAGTGCGGCGTGACGATGAACGACAGCGTGGAAGCGCGCGCCATCGCCGAGCTGATGGCGACTAAGCCGGGCCTCAAGGTGACCTACATGCCGGCCATGATCCGCATCGACGGCGAGGGCAAGATCGAATTCAGCATGCCCGAGATCAGCGAAGCGCTCGGCCGCGAGATGACGCCCCACCTGTTCGAGATCTTCACCTCCACCCACTACGGCCGGATGGTGATGATCGACGACGACACCGTGGTCCTGTTCGGCGACATGGACGCCGCGCTGGCCTACGAGTAA
- a CDS encoding FAD-binding oxidoreductase, whose protein sequence is MSETPVHIVRFEPVGVEMEVAEGETVLDAAFRQGVAVMHGCKEGQCSSCKALLIDGDVEMLKYSTFALPDYERDANHVLLCRTLAYTDITVELLNYDEDLMRRSIAVKEFAGKVVGIRALTHDIRQLDVELDQPIRFWAGQFVDITLPQKGITRSYSMASVPSSPGQVSFIIKKYPDGAFSTALDTELKPGDPVLVKGPYGGCFRREERPGPMVLIGGGSGMSPLWSILNDHIESGEQRPVRFFYGARTRRDLFYLEQFAEFEKKIPDFRFIPALSAAEPGDEWTGETGYIHEVVARTLKAEGYDGESIDAYTCGPGPMIDAITPVLQMAGVPPDQMYFDKFTQAVR, encoded by the coding sequence ATGTCCGAAACCCCCGTACACATCGTCCGGTTCGAACCGGTCGGCGTCGAGATGGAAGTCGCCGAAGGCGAAACCGTACTCGACGCGGCCTTTCGCCAGGGCGTGGCCGTCATGCACGGCTGCAAGGAAGGGCAGTGCAGCAGCTGCAAGGCGCTGCTGATCGACGGTGACGTCGAAATGCTCAAGTACTCCACCTTCGCGCTGCCCGACTACGAGCGCGACGCCAACCACGTGCTGTTGTGCCGCACGCTGGCCTACACCGACATCACGGTGGAGCTGCTCAACTACGACGAAGACCTGATGCGGCGTTCGATCGCGGTCAAGGAATTCGCCGGCAAGGTGGTCGGCATCCGCGCGCTGACCCACGACATCCGCCAGCTCGACGTCGAGCTCGATCAGCCCATCCGCTTCTGGGCCGGCCAGTTCGTCGACATCACGCTGCCGCAGAAGGGCATCACCCGCTCGTACTCGATGGCGAGCGTGCCGAGCAGCCCCGGCCAGGTGTCCTTCATCATCAAGAAGTACCCCGACGGCGCCTTCTCCACCGCGCTCGACACCGAGCTCAAGCCGGGTGACCCGGTGCTGGTGAAGGGCCCCTACGGAGGCTGTTTCCGCCGCGAGGAACGCCCCGGCCCGATGGTGCTGATCGGCGGCGGCTCCGGCATGTCGCCGCTGTGGTCCATCCTCAACGACCACATCGAGAGCGGCGAGCAGCGGCCGGTGCGCTTCTTCTACGGCGCCCGCACCCGGCGCGACCTGTTCTACCTGGAGCAGTTCGCCGAGTTCGAGAAGAAGATCCCCGACTTCCGCTTCATCCCGGCGCTGTCCGCCGCCGAACCGGGAGACGAATGGACCGGCGAGACCGGCTACATCCACGAGGTGGTGGCGCGCACGCTCAAGGCCGAGGGCTACGACGGCGAAAGCATCGACGCCTACACCTGCGGCCCGGGCCCGATGATCGACGCCATCACCCCTGTGCTGCAGATGGCCGGCGTTCCGCCCGACCAGATGTACTTCGACAAATTCACCCAGGCGGTCCGTTAA
- a CDS encoding metal ABC transporter permease → MNPGVEDFLMIDLPAVLAAVLAALACALPGSFLVLRRQALMGDAMSHVVLPGIVCAYLVVGDIAPLAMVAGALGAALLAVMLINALQRLGGLEPGAAMGVVFTVMFAAGLVLLEQSGAGNAHLDAEHALYGNLEGTLWMGPRTWADLLDPASYRSLPRVLVTLGGVTVAMVLLLLLFFKELAVTTFDPGLAAGMGISNRAVGMGLLAMTAVAAVAAFEAVGSIIVIAMFVCPAATARMLTDRLSRQVWLSALFAVLAGAGGYWLAAFLPPLLGHPNALNAAGMVAVAAGAMQCVAMLLAPRYGVLPRAWRARRRAMLAP, encoded by the coding sequence ATGAACCCCGGCGTCGAGGACTTCCTGATGATAGACCTGCCGGCGGTGCTGGCCGCGGTGCTGGCAGCGCTGGCCTGCGCGCTGCCCGGCAGCTTCCTGGTGCTGCGGCGCCAGGCGCTGATGGGCGACGCGATGTCGCACGTGGTGCTGCCCGGCATCGTCTGCGCCTACCTGGTGGTCGGCGACATCGCGCCGCTGGCCATGGTGGCGGGCGCGCTCGGGGCCGCCTTGCTGGCGGTGATGCTGATCAACGCGCTGCAGCGGCTGGGCGGGCTGGAACCGGGCGCGGCAATGGGGGTGGTGTTCACCGTGATGTTCGCCGCCGGGCTGGTGCTGCTGGAGCAGAGCGGCGCCGGCAATGCCCACCTCGACGCCGAGCACGCGCTCTACGGCAACCTCGAAGGCACGCTGTGGATGGGGCCGCGGACCTGGGCCGATCTGCTCGATCCCGCCAGCTACCGCAGCCTGCCGCGGGTGCTGGTGACACTGGGCGGGGTGACGGTGGCGATGGTTTTGCTGCTGCTGCTGTTCTTCAAGGAACTGGCGGTGACCACCTTCGACCCCGGCCTTGCCGCCGGGATGGGCATCTCCAACCGGGCGGTCGGGATGGGCCTGCTGGCGATGACCGCGGTGGCAGCGGTGGCGGCCTTCGAGGCGGTGGGTTCCATCATCGTGATCGCCATGTTCGTCTGCCCGGCGGCCACCGCCCGCATGCTCACCGACCGGCTGTCGCGACAGGTGTGGCTGAGCGCGCTGTTCGCGGTGCTGGCCGGGGCCGGCGGCTACTGGCTGGCGGCCTTCCTGCCGCCGCTGCTCGGCCATCCCAATGCGCTCAACGCCGCCGGCATGGTGGCGGTGGCGGCCGGCGCGATGCAATGCGTGGCGATGCTGCTGGCGCCGCGCTACGGCGTGCTGCCGCGGGCCTGGCGCGCGCGCCGGCGGGCGATGCTCGCGCCCTGA
- a CDS encoding aromatic/alkene/methane monooxygenase hydroxylase/oxygenase subunit alpha → MSAGLTLNKITSQRGVSIGEAARRIADLGWNPSYVQEAMTFPTDYKIGRQPKDPMKQVLRSYFPMQEEKDNRVYGALDAALRGDMFRNVEARWVEWMKLFLAIIPFPEISAARSMSMLARLAPGEELRTGFTMQMVDEFRHSTIQMNLKKWYMENYIDPAGFDITEAAFGKCYATTIGRQFGEGFLTGDAVTAANVYLQVVAETAFTNTLFVAMPSEAARNGDYALPTVFLSVQSDESRHIGNGHSLLMSILNDPDNHLLLERDLRYAFWQNHCIIDAAVGTLIEYGTTNRDKNKESYVELWHRWIYEDYYRTYMLPLEKYGIKVHHDDVAAAWDRLVKKNYHHKVAQFFAVGWPVNFWRIEAQTEKDFEWFEHKYPGWYAEFGDFWKWYGKKSVPGETNILFDQENGYVYPHRCWSCMVPCLIREDFVVDEVDGKLYTYCSDLCRWTHKVAFSAEYEGRSTPAMGRFSGRREWEECYHGWDLADVVKDLGFVRPDGKTMVSQPHLRFDDKDMWTLDHIKGHTIQSPLVLLRNMTPEQREKHIAEYRAGFKINPFQ, encoded by the coding sequence ATGTCTGCTGGATTGACCCTCAACAAGATCACCTCCCAGCGGGGGGTCAGCATCGGCGAAGCAGCCCGCCGCATCGCCGACCTCGGGTGGAATCCTTCCTACGTCCAGGAAGCCATGACCTTCCCGACCGACTACAAGATCGGCCGCCAACCCAAGGACCCGATGAAGCAGGTGCTGCGCTCCTACTTCCCGATGCAGGAAGAGAAGGACAACCGGGTCTACGGCGCGCTCGACGCCGCCCTGCGCGGCGACATGTTCCGCAACGTGGAAGCGCGCTGGGTGGAATGGATGAAGCTCTTCCTGGCCATCATCCCCTTCCCGGAAATCTCCGCCGCCCGTTCGATGTCGATGCTGGCCCGCCTGGCCCCGGGCGAGGAACTGCGCACCGGCTTCACCATGCAGATGGTCGACGAGTTCCGCCACTCCACGATTCAGATGAACCTGAAGAAGTGGTACATGGAGAACTACATCGACCCGGCCGGCTTCGACATCACCGAGGCCGCCTTCGGCAAGTGCTACGCCACCACCATCGGCCGCCAGTTCGGCGAAGGCTTCCTGACCGGTGACGCGGTGACCGCGGCCAACGTCTACCTGCAGGTCGTCGCCGAAACCGCCTTCACCAACACGCTCTTCGTGGCGATGCCTTCCGAGGCCGCGCGCAACGGCGACTACGCCCTGCCGACGGTGTTCCTGTCGGTGCAGTCGGACGAGAGCCGCCACATCGGCAACGGCCACTCGCTGCTGATGTCCATCCTCAACGACCCGGACAACCACCTGCTGCTCGAGCGCGACCTGCGCTACGCCTTCTGGCAGAACCACTGCATCATCGATGCGGCGGTCGGCACCCTGATCGAGTACGGCACCACCAACCGCGACAAGAACAAGGAATCGTACGTCGAGCTGTGGCACCGCTGGATCTACGAGGACTACTACCGCACCTACATGCTTCCGCTGGAGAAGTACGGCATCAAGGTGCACCACGACGACGTCGCCGCCGCCTGGGACCGTCTGGTCAAGAAGAACTATCACCACAAGGTCGCGCAGTTCTTCGCGGTCGGCTGGCCGGTCAACTTCTGGCGCATCGAAGCCCAGACCGAGAAGGACTTCGAGTGGTTCGAGCACAAGTACCCGGGCTGGTACGCCGAGTTCGGCGACTTCTGGAAGTGGTACGGCAAGAAGAGCGTGCCGGGCGAGACCAACATCCTGTTCGACCAGGAAAACGGTTACGTCTATCCGCACCGCTGCTGGAGCTGCATGGTGCCCTGCCTGATCCGCGAGGACTTCGTCGTCGATGAGGTGGACGGCAAGCTCTACACCTACTGCTCCGACCTCTGCCGCTGGACCCACAAGGTCGCCTTCAGCGCCGAATACGAAGGCCGCTCCACCCCGGCGATGGGCCGCTTCAGCGGTCGCCGCGAATGGGAAGAGTGCTACCACGGCTGGGATCTGGCCGACGTCGTCAAGGACCTCGGCTTCGTCCGCCCGGACGGCAAGACCATGGTGTCGCAGCCGCACCTGCGCTTCGACGACAAGGACATGTGGACCCTCGACCACATCAAGGGCCACACCATCCAGAGCCCGCTCGTCCTGCTGCGCAACATGACGCCGGAACAGCGCGAGAAGCACATCGCCGAGTACCGCGCCGGCTTCAAGATCAACCCGTTCCAGTAA